The following is a genomic window from Pedosphaera parvula Ellin514.
TGCGCGATGCGGTAAATCGCACGATTGATTTTACCAGCCCGGAAGGAAAGAAATATGCGCTTAACGAGAAGACTGCGACGTTGATGGTGCGGCCGCGTGGCTGGCATCTCAACGAGAAACATCTCTTCGTAGACGGCAAGCCGATGTCAGGCAGCCTGTTTGATTTTGGGCTCTACTTTTTCCACAATGCGCGCACGCTGCTGTCGCGAGGATCGGGTCCTTATTTTTATTTGCCCAAGCTGGAAAGCCATTTGGAGGCGCGGCTATGGAATGACGTGTTCAATTTTGCGCAGGAGGAGTTGAAGGTTCCGCGGGGCAGCATCAAGGCCACGGTGTTGATTGAAACGATTCTGGGGTCATTTGAGACGGAGGAAATTCTTTATGAATTGAGGGAGCATTCAGCGGGGCTGAACTGCGGTCGTTGGGATTATATTTTCAGTTTCATCAAGAAGTTCAGTAGTCGCCCCGAATTTGTAATGCCGGACCGTTCGCAAGTTACGATGACGACACATTTCATGCGGTCGTATTGTCTGAATGTGATCAAGAACTGTCATCGGCGGGGAGCACATGCGATGGGCGGAATGGCGGCGCAAATTCCGATCAAGAATAATCCCCAGGCAAATGAAGAGGCTTTGGCCAAGGTGCTCGCGGACAAGGAACGTGAGGCAACGGATGGGCATGATGGAACGTGGGTGGCGCATCCAGGTTTGGTGTCGGTGGCGTTAAAGGCCTTTGATAAACACATGCCGCAGCCGAATCAGATTTCCAAGCAGCGCGAAGACGTGCATGTGACGGCCGCTGATTTGCTAAAGGTGCCGACGGGAACGATTACGGAAGAGGGAATGCGGGCGAATATGCGCGTGGGTATTCAATATTTGGAAGCATGGCTGGGTGGTTTGGGATGCGTGCCGCTGTATAACCTGATGGAAGATGCGGCGACGGCTGAGATTTCGCGTTCGCAGGTTTGGCAATGGATACGATATGGCGCGAAGCTGGCAGAT
Proteins encoded in this region:
- the aceB gene encoding malate synthase A, with translation MNSNPSIPTGVEIKGPLDAQGAAILSTEALSFIVKLARQFEGRRQELLAKRIERQKAIDEGEMPDFLSSTKSIREGDWKVAPVPADLQDRRTEITGPLDRKMIINALNSGAKVFMADCEDATAPTWTNVLQGQFNLRDAVNRTIDFTSPEGKKYALNEKTATLMVRPRGWHLNEKHLFVDGKPMSGSLFDFGLYFFHNARTLLSRGSGPYFYLPKLESHLEARLWNDVFNFAQEELKVPRGSIKATVLIETILGSFETEEILYELREHSAGLNCGRWDYIFSFIKKFSSRPEFVMPDRSQVTMTTHFMRSYCLNVIKNCHRRGAHAMGGMAAQIPIKNNPQANEEALAKVLADKEREATDGHDGTWVAHPGLVSVALKAFDKHMPQPNQISKQREDVHVTAADLLKVPTGTITEEGMRANMRVGIQYLEAWLGGLGCVPLYNLMEDAATAEISRSQVWQWIRYGAKLADGRQVTAQLYDELLPQELARIEKEIGTARYQSGHFNRAVGMFTEMSKSPSFVEFLTLPAYNAID